One Triticum dicoccoides isolate Atlit2015 ecotype Zavitan chromosome 4B, WEW_v2.0, whole genome shotgun sequence genomic window carries:
- the LOC119295854 gene encoding UDP-arabinopyranose mutase 1, which translates to MAGTVTVPGSSVPSTPLLKDELDIVIPTIRNLDFLEMWRPFFQPYHLIIVQDGDPSKVIKVPEGFDYELYNRNDINRILGPKASCISFKDSACRCFGYMVSKKKYVFTIDDDCFVAKDPSGKDINALEQHIKNLLSPSTPFFFNTLYDPYREGADFVRGYPFSLREGAPTAVSHGLWLNIPDYDAPTQMVKPRERNSRYVDAVLTIPKGTLFPMCGMNLAFDRQLIGPAMYFGLMGDGQPIGRYDDMWAGWCVKVICDHLSLGVKTGLPYLWHSKASNPFVNLKKEYKGIFWQEDIIPFFQNATLPKECDTVQKCYISLSEQVKEKLGKIDPYFVKLADAMVTWIEAWDELNPSDAVVASGNGKAAAK; encoded by the exons ATGGCAGGGACGGTGACTGTGCCTGGATCGTCGGTGCCATCGACGCCGCTGCTCAAGGACGAGCTGGACATCGTGATCCCGACCATCCGCAATCTCGACTTCCTTGAGATGTGGCGCCCCTTCTTCCAGCCGTACCACCTCATCATCGTCCAGGACGGCGACCCCAGCAAGGTCATCAAGGTTCCCGAGGGCTTCGACTACGAGCTTTACAACCGCAACGACATCAATCGCATTCTCGGCCCCAAGGCCTCATGCATCTCCTTCAAGGACTCCGCGTGCCGCTGCTTCGGCTACATGGTCTCGAAGAAGAAGTACGTcttcaccatcgacgacgactgctTC GTGGCCAAGGACCCATCTGGCAAAGACATCAATGCTCTTGAGCAGCACATCAAGAACCTCCTCAGCCCGTCCACCCCGTTTTTCTTCAACACCTTGTATGACCCCTACCGTGAAGGTGCGGACTTTGTCCGTGGATACCCCTTCAGCCTTAGGGAGGGTGCCCCCACCGCGGTCTCTCATGGCCTTTGGCTGAACATCCCTGACTACGATGCACCCACACAGATGGTCAAGCCTCGTGAGAGGAACAGCAG GTATGTTGATGCCGTCCTGACTATTCCCAAGGGAACACTGTTCCCCATGTGTGGCATGAACCTTGCCTTTGACCGTCAGCTCATTGGCCCTGCAATGTACTTTGGCCTCATGGGTGATGGCCAGCCTATTGGTCGCTACGATGATATGTGGGCTGGATGGTGCGTAAAG GTCATCTGCGACCACTTGAGCCTTGGAGTGAAGACTGGCCTGCCATACCTGTGGCACAGCAAGGCTAGCAACCCATTTGTCAACTTGAAGAAAGAGTACAAGGGCATCTTCTGGCAGGAGGACATCATCCCCTTCTTCCAGAACGCCACTCTCCCCAAGGAGTGTGACACAGTCCAGAAGTGCTACATCTCACTCTCGGAGCAGGTCAAGGAGAAGCTTGGCAAGATTGACCCTTACTTCGTGAAGCTTGCTGATGCCATGGTCACCTGGATCGAGGCCTGGGACGAGCTGAACCCATCTGATGCTGTCGTTGCTTCTGGGAACGGCAAGGCAGCAGCCAAGTAG